ACGTCGACGCGCTCGGTGGCTTGCCGGTGCCGCAAAGCTGGGCCGACCTGCTCAAGCCGGAGTACAAAGGCATGGTCGGTTACCTTGACCCCTCCAGCGCCTTTGTCGGCTACGTCTCGGCAGTGGCGATCAACCGCGCCATGGGCGGTGACCTGGACAACTTCGCCCCGGCCATCGACTACTTCCGGAAACTGGCGAAAAACAGCCCCATCGTGCCCAAGCAGACCGCCTACGCACGGGTGCTGTCCGGTGAGTTGCCGATCCTGGTGGACTACGACTTCAACGCTTACCGCGCCCGCTACAAAGACCAGGCCAACGTCGCTTTCGTGATCCCCCAGGAAGGCAGCATCAGCGTGCCCTATGTCATGAGCCTGGTCGCCAACGCGCCACACCGCGCCAACGCGGAAAAAGTCCTCGACTTCGTGCTCTCGGACGAGGGCCAGGCACTCTGGGCCAAGGCCTACCTGCGCCCGGTGCGGCCGATGAAAATGCCGGCGGACGTGGCCGCACAGTTCCTGCCCGACAGCGACTACGCCCGCGCCGGTGTGGTGGACTACGAAAAAATGGCCGCTGTGCAGGAAGCCTTCGCCGCCCGTTACCTGAATGAGGTCAAGTAAGTGGCAACAT
This genomic stretch from Pseudomonas orientalis harbors:
- a CDS encoding ABC transporter substrate-binding protein, which gives rise to MRALSKTLAALLLCGAASLAQAADTAICYNCPPDWADWGTQLKAIAASTGVQVPLDNKNSGQSLAQLVAEKAAPVADVVYYGVTFGLQAQKAEVVDTYKPKAWEQIPAGLKDPAGHWFAIHSGTLGIMVNVDALGGLPVPQSWADLLKPEYKGMVGYLDPSSAFVGYVSAVAINRAMGGDLDNFAPAIDYFRKLAKNSPIVPKQTAYARVLSGELPILVDYDFNAYRARYKDQANVAFVIPQEGSISVPYVMSLVANAPHRANAEKVLDFVLSDEGQALWAKAYLRPVRPMKMPADVAAQFLPDSDYARAGVVDYEKMAAVQEAFAARYLNEVK